Within the Terriglobales bacterium genome, the region ACACCGTCGTCACCACCGACGCCAAGTTCAAGGTCGTCGTTCCCAAGTTCAAACTGCAGCACATCCGCAAGGACGGCTCGGTGGGCTCCGAGCACGACCTGAAGAACGGCACCATGACCATCGGCCGGGTGGAGGGCGACCTGAAGTTCGCCGCCGACCCGCAGATGGCGGAATCGCATGCCCGCTTCTTCGTGGAGCGCGGGCAGCTGTACGTCGAGGACTTGAGCGGGGGGAAGGGCATTTTCGTGCGCCTGATCGCCACCTACACGCTGCAGAACAGCGACGTGGTGATGATGGGGCGGCAGGTGTTCCAGTTCCGCGAGAAGACCGAAGCCGTGGCCGCGGCGGCGGCGACCGGGACCGCCATCATGGAGGTCGCCTCCATCATCAAGGAGCCGGTGGCGGAATTCGTGGCCGTGACCTCACAAGGGGTGGACGAGAACAGCCGCTTCCCGCTGCTCGACCAGGAGGTCACCTGGGGACGCAACCGCGGCACCTACATCTTTCCCGAGGACGGGTTCATGAGCCGGGCCCACGCCAAGGTGTACCAGCGCGGCGACAGCTTCTTCCTGGAGGACGTAGGCAGCCGCAACGGGACCTTCATCAAGGTGCGGGGCAGGTCGCCGGTGCCGGTGGGCGCGACCGTCCTGGTGGGTGGACAACTCATGAAAGTGGCGCAG harbors:
- a CDS encoding adenylate/guanylate cyclase domain-containing protein; translation: MPQDSVTQIIQSSRAQEEMLAQLEKFRRTVVVMFTDIKGSTAYFEKYGDVAGLMMVHQCNDMLRQIVEKHGGRVVKEIGDAIMAIFDDCKESVRASIEMQKSLIGFNAPKPEQDHVYIRIGLNYGTGLVKSNDVFGDVVNVASRVESVASPEQIVISDTLNKEVASANLFKITYLGRYALKGKEGDRDLFEVIWDEKRKPQPATAHTVVTTDAKFKVVVPKFKLQHIRKDGSVGSEHDLKNGTMTIGRVEGDLKFAADPQMAESHARFFVERGQLYVEDLSGGKGIFVRLIATYTLQNSDVVMMGRQVFQFREKTEAVAAAAATGTAIMEVASIIKEPVAEFVAVTSQGVDENSRFPLLDQEVTWGRNRGTYIFPEDGFMSRAHAKVYQRGDSFFLEDVGSRNGTFIKVRGRSPVPVGATVLVGGQLMKVAQ